The proteins below are encoded in one region of Metallibacterium scheffleri:
- the kdpB gene encoding potassium-transporting ATPase subunit KdpB, with amino-acid sequence MSATTHNARGFDRAILARALADSLRKLAPRAQFRNPVMFVVFVCSILTTGLWLQALAGHGEAPTGFIFGVAAWLWFTLLFANFAEAIAEGRGKAQAQALRSARRDVLAKRMRDAHDRGNVEFVPAADLRAGYLVLVETGDLVPGDGEVVEGAATVDESAITGESAPVIRESGGDRNSVTGGTRVLSDWLVVRIASNPGESFLDRMIAMVEGASRRKTPNEIALTILLAKFSLIFLLACTTLLPYSLYSVHAAGRGEPITLTVLIALLVCLIPTTIGGLLSAIGIAGMDRMIQANVIATSGRAVEAAGDVDVLLLDKTGTITLGNRQAVAFHAAPGVDQPTLADAAQLASLADETPEGRSIVVLAKEAHGLRERALDGMRFVPFTAQTRMSGVDASTRCVRKGAVDAIEKYLSAAGASLPAAVRRVAEDIARRGATPLAVADGARALGIIELKDIVKGGIRERFAELRRMGIRTIMITGDNPLTAAAIAAEAGVDDFLAEATPEAKLRLIRDIQAEGRLVAMCGDGTNDAPALAQADVAVAMNTGTQAAKEAGNMVDLDSNPTKLIEVVEIGKQMLITRGALTTFSIANDVAKYFAIIPAAFASTYPALGVLNIMHLATPRSAILSAVIFNALIIIVLIPLALRGVRARALGAAALLRRNLLIYGLGGLVVPFIGIKLINMLLVALHFA; translated from the coding sequence ATGAGCGCCACTACCCACAACGCGCGCGGTTTTGATCGCGCCATCCTCGCACGCGCGCTGGCGGATTCGTTGCGCAAGCTGGCGCCGCGCGCCCAGTTTCGCAATCCGGTGATGTTCGTCGTCTTCGTGTGCAGCATTCTGACCACGGGACTGTGGCTGCAGGCGCTGGCGGGGCATGGCGAGGCGCCGACCGGATTCATTTTTGGCGTGGCCGCGTGGTTGTGGTTCACGCTGTTGTTCGCCAATTTCGCCGAGGCCATCGCCGAAGGCCGCGGCAAAGCCCAGGCGCAGGCTCTGCGCAGCGCGCGGCGCGACGTGCTGGCCAAGCGCATGCGCGACGCGCACGATCGCGGCAACGTCGAGTTCGTCCCGGCCGCCGATCTGCGCGCCGGCTATCTGGTGCTGGTCGAGACCGGCGATCTGGTGCCCGGCGACGGCGAAGTGGTCGAGGGCGCAGCGACCGTGGACGAGAGCGCTATCACCGGCGAGTCCGCACCGGTGATCCGCGAATCCGGCGGCGATCGCAACTCGGTCACTGGCGGCACGCGCGTGCTGTCCGACTGGCTGGTGGTGCGCATCGCCAGCAATCCCGGCGAGAGTTTTCTGGACCGCATGATCGCCATGGTCGAGGGCGCCTCGCGGCGCAAGACGCCCAACGAGATCGCACTGACCATCCTGCTGGCCAAGTTCAGCCTGATCTTCCTGCTCGCCTGCACCACCTTGCTGCCGTATTCGCTGTACAGCGTGCACGCGGCCGGGCGTGGCGAGCCGATCACCCTCACGGTGCTGATCGCGCTGCTGGTGTGCCTGATCCCCACCACCATCGGCGGGCTGCTGTCCGCGATCGGCATCGCCGGCATGGACCGCATGATCCAGGCCAACGTGATCGCCACTTCGGGACGCGCGGTCGAGGCGGCGGGCGATGTCGACGTGCTGCTGCTGGACAAGACCGGCACGATCACCCTGGGCAACCGCCAGGCCGTGGCTTTCCACGCCGCGCCGGGCGTCGATCAGCCGACACTGGCGGATGCGGCGCAACTTGCCTCGCTGGCCGACGAGACGCCGGAAGGGCGCAGCATCGTGGTGTTGGCCAAGGAGGCGCACGGCCTGCGTGAGCGCGCACTCGACGGCATGCGCTTCGTACCATTCACCGCGCAAACGCGCATGAGCGGCGTCGACGCGAGCACGCGCTGCGTCCGCAAGGGCGCGGTCGACGCCATCGAGAAATACCTGAGCGCAGCCGGTGCCAGCCTGCCCGCCGCGGTGCGCCGCGTGGCCGAGGACATCGCGCGCCGCGGCGCCACGCCACTGGCGGTGGCCGATGGCGCACGTGCGCTCGGCATCATCGAGCTCAAGGACATCGTCAAGGGCGGCATCCGCGAGCGCTTCGCCGAACTTCGCCGCATGGGCATCCGCACCATCATGATCACCGGCGACAACCCGCTGACCGCGGCAGCGATCGCCGCCGAGGCCGGGGTCGATGATTTCCTCGCCGAAGCCACGCCCGAGGCCAAGCTCAGGCTGATCCGCGACATCCAGGCCGAGGGCCGTCTGGTGGCGATGTGCGGCGACGGCACCAACGACGCCCCCGCGCTGGCGCAAGCCGACGTCGCGGTGGCCATGAACACCGGCACCCAGGCGGCCAAGGAAGCCGGCAACATGGTCGACTTGGATTCCAACCCGACCAAACTGATCGAGGTGGTCGAGATCGGCAAACAGATGCTGATCACGCGTGGCGCCTTGACGACGTTTTCCATCGCCAATGACGTGGCCAAATACTTCGCCATCATTCCGGCCGCGTTCGCCTCGACCTACCCTGCGCTGGGCGTGCTCAACATCATGCATCTGGCCACACCGCGGAGCGCGATCCTGTCCGCGGTGATCTTCAACGCGCTGATCATCATCGTGTTGATCCCGCTGGCGCTGCGCGGCGTGCGCGCGCGCGCGCTGGGTGCCGCCGCGCTGCTGCGCCGCAACCTGCTGATCTACGGACTCGGCGGCCTGGTGGTGCCGTTCATCGGCATCAAACTGATCAACATGCTGCTGGTTGCTCTGCACTTCGCCTGA
- the pgeF gene encoding peptidoglycan editing factor PgeF produces MCADLLASSSLIPDWPTPPGVRALTTLRGPLGGSQGAYARFNIGTRAGDDPAIVHGNRCDLAAGACLRSWPHWLHQVHGTRVWQADALLPWPQRWDTPHAEPDADAAITRTPGVVLAILSADCLPVLIATRDGSVVAAAHAGWRGLAEGVLEAAIAALRVVPAGLLAWIGPGIGAASYEVDARVRAAFVDADADAAQAFHATRPGHWQCDLAALARLRLRRCGVADVYGGDFDTFSDARFYSYRRDGADSGRMATLIWREG; encoded by the coding sequence ATGTGCGCCGACCTGCTCGCCAGCAGCAGCCTGATCCCGGACTGGCCGACGCCGCCCGGCGTGCGTGCGCTGACCACGTTGCGCGGGCCGCTGGGTGGATCGCAGGGCGCCTATGCACGGTTCAACATAGGCACGCGTGCCGGCGACGATCCGGCGATCGTGCATGGCAATCGCTGCGATCTGGCCGCGGGCGCTTGCTTGCGTTCCTGGCCGCATTGGCTGCATCAGGTCCATGGCACGCGCGTATGGCAAGCCGACGCGCTGCTGCCTTGGCCGCAGCGCTGGGACACGCCCCACGCCGAACCCGACGCCGATGCCGCTATCACGCGCACCCCGGGCGTAGTGCTGGCCATCCTCAGTGCCGATTGCCTGCCGGTGCTGATTGCCACGCGTGATGGCAGCGTGGTGGCTGCCGCGCACGCCGGCTGGCGCGGACTCGCCGAAGGCGTTCTCGAGGCCGCGATCGCCGCGCTGCGCGTCGTGCCAGCCGGGTTGCTCGCGTGGATCGGGCCTGGCATCGGCGCTGCGTCCTATGAGGTGGATGCGCGCGTGCGCGCCGCATTCGTCGATGCTGATGCCGACGCCGCACAGGCTTTTCATGCCACGCGCCCGGGCCACTGGCAGTGCGATCTGGCCGCACTGGCGCGACTGCGCCTGCGGCGCTGCGGTGTCGCGGATGTGTACGGCGGCGATTTCGATACGTTCAGCGATGCGCGCTTTTATTCCTACCGCCGCGACGGTGCGGACAGCGGACGCATGGCTACGCTGATCTGGCGCGAAGGGTGA
- the rluD gene encoding 23S rRNA pseudouridine(1911/1915/1917) synthase RluD, producing the protein MSAVLVAHVPAAAAGRRLDQTLAELFPDYSRARLSGWIRTGRVRVDGGDCSPSQRLHGGERIALEPELEQAVPAAPEAIALELLHVDDDLLVLNKPAGLVVHPGAGVSSGTLQNALLHFDASLGTLPRAGIVHRLDKDTSGLMLVARSLRAHTALTQMIAARAVQRQYLALVRGEVIAGGTVDAPLGRHPVDRLRQAVRDDGRPARTHYRVRERLRGHTLLHCTLESGRTHQIRVHMAHSGHPLIGDPLYGGGLRLPPAATPQLIAALRAFQRQALHAERLAFVHPFSAAALEFSAPLPADFIALLDVLRRESVISRV; encoded by the coding sequence ATGAGCGCGGTGCTGGTTGCGCACGTGCCCGCGGCGGCGGCGGGGCGGCGCCTCGACCAGACCCTGGCCGAGTTGTTTCCGGATTATTCACGCGCGCGTCTGAGCGGCTGGATACGTACTGGCCGTGTGCGTGTCGATGGCGGCGATTGCAGCCCCAGCCAGCGCTTGCATGGCGGCGAGCGCATCGCGCTCGAACCCGAGCTGGAGCAGGCCGTGCCGGCCGCGCCGGAGGCCATTGCTCTGGAGCTGCTGCATGTCGACGACGATCTGCTGGTGCTGAACAAGCCCGCCGGGCTGGTCGTGCATCCCGGTGCCGGGGTGTCCTCCGGCACGCTGCAGAACGCGCTGCTGCACTTCGACGCCAGCCTCGGCACGTTGCCGCGCGCCGGCATCGTGCACCGGCTGGACAAGGACACCTCGGGGCTGATGCTGGTGGCGCGCTCGCTGCGCGCACACACCGCGCTGACGCAGATGATCGCGGCGCGCGCGGTGCAGCGGCAGTACCTCGCGCTGGTGCGCGGCGAGGTGATCGCCGGCGGCACCGTGGATGCGCCGCTGGGCCGGCATCCGGTGGATCGCCTGCGCCAGGCCGTGCGCGACGATGGACGTCCGGCGCGCACCCATTACCGCGTGCGCGAGCGCCTGCGGGGCCACACCTTGCTGCACTGCACGCTGGAAAGCGGGCGCACCCACCAGATCCGCGTGCATATGGCGCATAGCGGTCATCCGCTGATCGGCGATCCGCTGTACGGCGGCGGCTTGCGCCTGCCACCAGCCGCGACGCCGCAACTCATCGCTGCCCTGCGCGCATTCCAGCGCCAGGCGCTGCATGCCGAGCGGCTGGCGTTCGTGCATCCCTTCAGCGCAGCGGCGCTGGAATTCAGCGCGCCGTTGCCGGCTGATTTCATTGCGCTGCTGGATGTGTTACGTCGCGAATCGGTCATCTCGCGAGTGTGA
- a CDS encoding NAD+ synthase, whose protein sequence is MATLRLALAQHDFPVGAVAANAVQVRELMREARAGGADLLVCPELTLSGYPPEDLLLRPSFLAACQQELDSLAAATDGLAVLVGFPHSEGEVYNAAALLREGHVVQIAHKQTLPNYGVFDDRRYFRPGSASSIAVIGGVRVAMLICEDVWQAEPAAAAARAGAELIVVINASPWDAAKAAEREMMLVARARETGCAIAYLNLVGGQDEVVYDGGSLLVHGDGTVAARAPAFLDALLWAEFESATRTLRAQGWPAVADVSAEAVLYAGLVRGIRDYVRKNGFSDVLLGLSGGIDSALTLVLAVDALGAEHVRAYRLPSRFTSDLSAREADAQARKLGVRCAELPIEPAFAALLHTLAPEFAGRAPDVTEENLQSRIRGVLLMALSNKFGALLLSTGNKSELAVGYATLYGDMCGAYAPLKDVYKTTVYALARWRNQKEPGTRDSAAGEVIPHAVIERAPSAELRAGQTDQDLLPPYDLLDAILERFVEGEQSQAEIVAAGFDAETVRRVARMVLVNEFKRRQAAPGPKVTTRAFGRERRYPITSGWRP, encoded by the coding sequence ATGGCGACATTGCGCTTGGCGCTGGCCCAGCATGATTTTCCCGTCGGCGCCGTCGCGGCCAATGCGGTGCAGGTGCGCGAGCTGATGCGCGAGGCACGCGCAGGTGGCGCCGACCTTCTGGTCTGTCCCGAGCTGACCCTGAGCGGTTATCCACCGGAAGACCTGTTGCTGCGCCCGAGTTTCCTCGCCGCCTGCCAGCAGGAGCTGGACTCCCTGGCGGCCGCGACCGATGGCCTGGCAGTCCTGGTCGGCTTCCCGCACAGCGAGGGCGAGGTGTACAACGCCGCCGCCCTGCTGCGCGAGGGCCATGTCGTGCAGATCGCGCACAAACAGACGCTGCCTAACTACGGTGTGTTCGACGACCGGCGCTATTTCCGTCCGGGCAGTGCCAGCAGCATTGCCGTGATCGGCGGTGTGCGCGTCGCCATGCTGATCTGCGAGGACGTGTGGCAGGCTGAGCCGGCCGCAGCGGCGGCGCGCGCCGGCGCCGAGCTGATCGTGGTGATCAACGCCTCGCCGTGGGACGCGGCCAAGGCGGCCGAGCGCGAGATGATGCTGGTGGCGCGCGCGCGCGAAACCGGTTGCGCCATCGCCTACCTCAACCTGGTCGGCGGGCAGGACGAGGTGGTCTACGACGGCGGTTCGCTGCTGGTGCACGGCGATGGCACGGTGGCTGCGCGTGCGCCGGCCTTCCTCGACGCGTTGCTGTGGGCCGAGTTCGAGTCCGCGACGCGCACCCTGCGGGCACAGGGTTGGCCCGCCGTGGCCGATGTCTCTGCCGAGGCCGTGCTGTATGCAGGTCTGGTGCGTGGCATCCGCGATTACGTGCGCAAGAATGGTTTCTCCGACGTGCTGCTGGGGCTGTCCGGCGGCATCGATTCGGCGCTCACGCTCGTGCTGGCGGTGGACGCGCTGGGCGCCGAGCATGTCCGTGCTTACCGGTTGCCCTCGCGCTTCACCTCCGATCTGTCGGCGCGCGAAGCCGATGCGCAGGCGCGCAAGCTGGGCGTGCGCTGCGCCGAGCTGCCGATCGAGCCCGCCTTCGCGGCGCTGTTGCATACGCTGGCGCCGGAGTTCGCCGGTCGCGCGCCGGATGTGACCGAGGAAAACCTGCAATCGCGCATCCGCGGCGTGCTGCTGATGGCATTGTCCAACAAGTTCGGTGCGCTGCTGCTGTCCACCGGCAACAAGAGCGAGCTGGCGGTGGGTTATGCGACCCTGTATGGCGACATGTGCGGGGCGTACGCGCCGCTCAAGGACGTGTACAAGACCACCGTGTATGCGCTGGCGCGCTGGCGCAACCAGAAGGAACCCGGGACCCGCGACTCGGCAGCGGGCGAAGTGATTCCGCATGCCGTGATCGAGCGCGCGCCATCGGCGGAACTGCGCGCCGGGCAGACCGACCAGGATTTACTGCCGCCGTATGACCTGCTCGATGCGATCCTCGAGCGCTTCGTCGAGGGCGAGCAATCGCAGGCCGAAATCGTCGCCGCCGGTTTCGATGCCGAAACCGTGCGCCGCGTGGCGCGCATGGTGCTGGTCAACGAGTTCAAGCGCCGCCAGGCGGCACCGGGGCCGAAGGTGACCACGCGGGCCTTCGGACGCGAACGGCGCTACCCGATCACTTCTGGCTGGCGGCCGTGA
- the kdpC gene encoding potassium-transporting ATPase subunit KdpC has protein sequence MRMLLRQSLSLLLLLTLLTGVLYPLACTGLAQLIFPRQADGSLIVRDGQVLGSRLIGQSFSGPAYFWSRPSATTPYAYAADASSGSNLGPTNPALRNAIERRIAALQAADPAQHGSIPVDLVTSSASGLDPDITPAAAQYQLARVAQARHLPPAAVQAMIRASTRARQWGVLGEPRVNVLELNLRLDGLWSRH, from the coding sequence ATGCGTATGCTGTTGCGCCAATCGCTTTCCCTGCTGCTGCTGCTGACCCTGCTCACCGGCGTGCTGTATCCACTGGCCTGTACCGGGCTGGCGCAACTGATTTTCCCGCGCCAGGCCGACGGCAGCCTGATCGTGCGCGACGGGCAGGTCCTGGGCTCGCGCCTGATCGGCCAGAGTTTCAGCGGACCGGCTTATTTCTGGAGCCGGCCCTCGGCCACCACGCCCTATGCGTACGCTGCCGATGCGTCCTCGGGTTCCAATCTCGGGCCGACCAATCCGGCCCTGCGCAACGCGATCGAGCGACGCATTGCCGCGCTGCAAGCCGCCGATCCGGCCCAGCACGGCTCGATCCCGGTGGATCTAGTCACGTCCTCGGCCAGCGGGCTCGACCCGGACATCACCCCGGCAGCGGCGCAGTACCAGCTCGCGCGCGTGGCGCAGGCGCGGCATCTTCCGCCGGCGGCCGTGCAAGCCATGATCCGGGCCTCCACGCGTGCGCGGCAGTGGGGTGTGCTGGGCGAGCCGCGCGTCAACGTGCTGGAACTGAATCTGCGCCTGGATGGCTTGTGGTCGCGGCACTGA
- a CDS encoding outer membrane protein assembly factor BamD, which translates to MRSIRLFVLLALVLALPACSLFHGKRDNLDTMTVEALYDHATTALKNSNYGGAEQLYNKLIARFPYGPYTERAQINLAYAQFKNDQPDDAYATANRYIKTYPAANDIAYAYYLRGLINFNRSGGMLSRIFPVNRSKRDQGYAVQSFDDFSQLLQRYPTSPYAQDARQRMIWLRNGLAQFEMNIAFYYYERQAYIASLNRAKYVLEHYQQAPQTGDALALMVQSYKHLDDPKLADQALAVLKLNYPHHPYFKHPNSWPHYSSDLWRLIPFKGGFGVTDSGVTAASQK; encoded by the coding sequence ATGCGCTCCATCCGGCTGTTTGTGCTGCTTGCATTGGTGCTGGCTCTGCCGGCGTGCTCATTGTTTCACGGCAAGCGCGACAATCTCGACACGATGACGGTCGAGGCGCTGTACGACCACGCCACGACCGCGCTGAAGAACAGCAACTATGGCGGTGCCGAGCAGCTTTACAACAAGCTGATCGCGCGTTTCCCCTACGGACCTTACACCGAGCGCGCGCAGATCAACCTCGCCTACGCGCAATTCAAGAACGACCAGCCCGACGATGCCTACGCCACGGCCAACCGTTACATCAAGACCTACCCGGCCGCGAACGACATCGCCTACGCCTATTACCTGCGCGGACTGATCAACTTCAATCGCTCCGGCGGCATGCTTTCGCGCATCTTCCCGGTCAACCGCAGCAAGCGCGATCAGGGTTACGCGGTGCAGTCGTTCGATGACTTCAGCCAATTGCTGCAACGCTATCCGACCAGTCCCTACGCACAGGACGCGCGTCAGCGCATGATCTGGCTGCGCAACGGACTGGCGCAGTTCGAGATGAACATCGCGTTCTATTACTACGAGCGCCAGGCCTACATTGCCTCGCTGAACCGCGCCAAATACGTGCTCGAACACTATCAGCAGGCGCCGCAAACCGGCGATGCGCTGGCGCTGATGGTGCAGAGCTACAAGCACCTCGACGACCCCAAGCTGGCCGATCAGGCGCTGGCCGTGCTCAAGCTCAATTACCCGCATCACCCGTACTTCAAGCACCCCAACAGCTGGCCGCACTACAGCTCGGATCTGTGGCGGCTGATTCCATTCAAGGGCGGCTTCGGCGTGACTGATTCCGGGGTCACGGCCGCCAGCCAGAAGTGA
- the kdpF gene encoding K(+)-transporting ATPase subunit F has product MNITYGIALLVAIALAVYLIVALLKPEWFE; this is encoded by the coding sequence ATGAACATCACCTATGGCATCGCGCTGCTGGTCGCCATCGCGCTGGCCGTGTACCTGATCGTGGCGCTGCTGAAACCGGAGTGGTTCGAATGA
- a CDS encoding TorF family putative porin: MALTRPDFPVAHCVSCRHRHALRPLLLVLAGCVGLLATHPVRADAALNGNVAMVSDYVFRGLTQTWGQPALQGGAGIHADGFDAGFWGSSVNARSYPGGGDELDLYASYGRDFGDGFNWRAGLYGYLYPGANLDHAGLPAQSLDTAEVNAALGWRWFTLQYNRALTDYFGAGRAAGFQGASRGTSYLQLDARFALGPAWTLALHVGHTHYTTTLAAPLSDGARNPSYSDYGITVLRQLDAHWSLGASLIHATNAAYYRATASYLDASNMLDVGGTRGIVTLQGSF; the protein is encoded by the coding sequence ATGGCACTCACCCGCCCCGACTTCCCGGTAGCGCACTGCGTGTCGTGCCGTCACCGCCATGCGCTGCGACCGCTACTGCTGGTCTTGGCCGGTTGCGTGGGACTTCTCGCCACGCACCCTGTCCGCGCTGATGCCGCGCTCAACGGCAATGTCGCGATGGTGTCCGACTACGTGTTCCGCGGCCTGACCCAGACCTGGGGCCAGCCGGCCTTGCAGGGTGGCGCCGGTATCCACGCCGACGGCTTCGACGCCGGTTTCTGGGGTTCGAGTGTCAATGCGCGCAGCTACCCGGGAGGCGGTGACGAGCTCGACCTCTACGCCAGCTACGGCCGCGACTTCGGCGACGGCTTCAACTGGCGTGCCGGCCTGTATGGCTACCTGTATCCAGGTGCCAACCTCGACCATGCCGGCTTGCCTGCGCAATCGCTGGATACGGCCGAGGTCAACGCCGCGCTGGGCTGGCGCTGGTTCACTCTGCAATACAACCGCGCGCTCACCGACTACTTCGGTGCCGGCCGCGCCGCCGGCTTCCAGGGCGCCAGCCGTGGCACGAGCTACCTGCAACTGGACGCCCGCTTCGCGCTTGGCCCCGCGTGGACACTGGCGCTGCACGTCGGCCACACGCACTACACCACCACGCTGGCCGCGCCCCTGTCCGACGGCGCGCGCAATCCAAGCTACAGCGATTACGGCATCACCGTGCTGCGCCAGCTCGATGCCCATTGGTCGCTGGGCGCCAGCCTCATCCATGCCACCAACGCGGCCTATTACCGCGCCACCGCCAGCTACCTCGACGCCAGCAACATGCTTGATGTCGGCGGCACGCGCGGCATCGTGACGTTGCAAGGCTCGTTCTGA
- the kdpA gene encoding potassium-transporting ATPase subunit KdpA translates to MSTNDYLQMALYMVVLLALVKPVGAYMALVFAETPNRVTCFGAPIERLLYRLGGIRADEEMSWKRYALAMLLFNLLGLLALYLLQRVQQWLPLNTQHLGAVAPGSAMNTAISFASNTNWQGYAGETTMSYLTDMLGLTVQNFLSAATGIAVLLAVIRGFIRRNAATVGNFWVDLTRSTLYVLLPLSLLLALALSSQGVIQNLRPYVDAHLLQATTQTVATQRADGHSSSRLIPVTTQLLPMGPAASQIAIKQLGTNGGGFFNVNSAHPFENPTPLSNFLEMLAILLIPAALCYTFGEMVGDRRQGWALLAVMTVIFVPLMIGCVAAEQAGNPALHGLHVDQHASALQAGGNMEGKEVRFGIVDSAIWSTATTAASNGSVNSMLDSYTPLGGLIPLWLMQLGEVIYGGVGSGLYGMLAFAVVAVFIAGLMVGRTPEYLGKKIEAYEMKMASLVVLIPCALVTIGTAIAVLAPAGLAGMANPGAHGFTEVLYALSSASNNNGSAFAGLAANTAFYNTLLGICMYIARYPLAIGMLAIAGSLAAKKHVPASAGTLPTHTPLFVVLLAVTVIVVGALTFLPALALGPIAESLMATGH, encoded by the coding sequence ATGAGCACCAACGATTACCTGCAGATGGCGCTGTATATGGTCGTGCTGCTGGCGCTGGTCAAGCCCGTCGGCGCCTACATGGCGCTGGTGTTCGCCGAGACGCCAAACCGCGTGACCTGCTTCGGCGCACCGATCGAACGCTTGCTCTACCGCCTCGGTGGCATTCGTGCCGACGAGGAAATGAGCTGGAAGCGCTACGCCCTGGCCATGCTGCTGTTCAATCTGCTCGGCTTGCTGGCCCTGTATCTGCTGCAGCGCGTGCAGCAGTGGCTGCCGCTGAACACGCAGCACCTCGGCGCAGTGGCGCCAGGCTCGGCCATGAATACCGCGATCAGTTTCGCCAGCAATACCAACTGGCAAGGTTATGCCGGTGAAACCACGATGAGTTATCTCACCGACATGCTCGGCCTGACGGTGCAGAATTTTCTCTCCGCGGCAACCGGCATCGCGGTGTTGCTGGCGGTGATCCGCGGTTTCATCCGGCGCAATGCCGCTACGGTCGGCAATTTCTGGGTCGATCTGACGCGCTCGACGCTGTACGTGCTGCTGCCGCTGTCGCTGCTGCTGGCACTGGCGCTGAGCTCGCAGGGCGTGATCCAGAATCTGCGGCCTTACGTCGACGCGCATCTGCTGCAGGCCACCACGCAAACGGTCGCCACGCAGCGCGCCGATGGCCACAGCAGCAGCCGGCTGATCCCCGTGACGACGCAACTGTTGCCGATGGGCCCGGCGGCCTCGCAGATCGCCATCAAGCAACTGGGCACCAACGGCGGCGGATTTTTCAACGTCAACTCGGCGCACCCGTTCGAGAACCCGACGCCGCTGAGCAACTTTCTGGAGATGCTGGCGATCCTGCTGATTCCCGCCGCGCTCTGCTACACCTTCGGCGAAATGGTGGGCGATCGCCGCCAGGGCTGGGCGCTGTTGGCGGTGATGACGGTGATCTTCGTGCCGTTGATGATCGGCTGCGTCGCCGCCGAACAAGCCGGCAATCCGGCGCTGCATGGATTGCACGTCGATCAGCACGCATCGGCGCTACAGGCCGGCGGCAACATGGAGGGCAAGGAAGTGCGTTTCGGCATCGTCGACTCGGCGATCTGGTCGACGGCGACGACCGCGGCATCGAACGGATCGGTCAACTCCATGCTCGATTCCTACACGCCGCTGGGGGGGCTGATCCCGCTGTGGCTGATGCAGCTGGGCGAGGTGATTTACGGCGGCGTCGGCTCGGGCCTGTACGGCATGCTCGCCTTCGCCGTGGTGGCCGTGTTCATCGCCGGCCTGATGGTCGGACGCACACCGGAATATCTCGGCAAGAAGATCGAAGCCTACGAGATGAAGATGGCCAGCCTGGTGGTGCTGATCCCGTGCGCGCTGGTGACCATCGGCACCGCGATCGCAGTGCTCGCGCCGGCGGGCCTCGCCGGCATGGCCAACCCCGGCGCGCATGGCTTCACCGAGGTGCTGTACGCCTTGTCGTCGGCCTCCAACAACAACGGCAGCGCCTTCGCCGGACTGGCCGCGAACACGGCGTTCTACAACACCCTGCTCGGCATCTGCATGTACATCGCGCGCTATCCGCTGGCCATCGGCATGCTCGCCATCGCCGGCTCGCTGGCCGCGAAGAAACACGTGCCGGCCTCGGCCGGCACGCTGCCCACGCATACCCCGCTGTTCGTGGTGCTGCTGGCCGTCACCGTGATCGTGGTCGGCGCGCTGACCTTTCTGCCGGCGCTGGCCCTGGGCCCGATCGCCGAATCCCTGATGGCTACGGGACACTGA